A genomic segment from Lignipirellula cremea encodes:
- a CDS encoding oxygen-binding di-iron domain-containing protein, which produces MQTNSHTGTKIDEVAAGIYRINTPLRIDAIPGGFNLSQYLIVDDEPMIFHTGWRKWFPFVSESISKVIPLNRIRHIGYSHFEGDESGAMNEFLAAAPHAVPFASHVSVMTSLNDQADREGRGMADGETFSTGQKTWKWIDTPHVPHGWDCGVLFDQMTGTLLCGDLFTQPGAETVAVTESEILTASEAMRKPMDYYAHSTKTGTILERLASLNPATLACQHGSAYRGDGAALLRELAAILEAELRAELE; this is translated from the coding sequence ATGCAGACGAACTCTCACACCGGCACAAAGATCGACGAAGTGGCGGCAGGAATCTACCGCATCAACACGCCTCTGCGGATCGACGCCATCCCCGGTGGCTTCAATCTCAGCCAGTACCTCATCGTGGACGATGAGCCGATGATCTTCCACACCGGCTGGCGAAAATGGTTCCCGTTCGTCTCTGAGTCGATATCTAAAGTGATTCCCCTCAACCGCATCCGCCACATCGGCTACTCCCATTTCGAAGGTGACGAATCGGGAGCCATGAACGAGTTTCTGGCTGCTGCACCGCACGCAGTCCCATTCGCCAGCCATGTCAGCGTGATGACTTCGCTCAACGATCAAGCCGACCGTGAAGGTCGAGGCATGGCTGATGGCGAGACATTCTCGACGGGACAGAAGACGTGGAAGTGGATTGATACGCCGCATGTGCCCCACGGTTGGGATTGCGGAGTGCTGTTCGATCAAATGACCGGCACACTTCTTTGCGGCGACCTTTTCACCCAGCCGGGTGCGGAGACTGTTGCCGTCACCGAATCGGAAATTCTCACGGCCAGCGAAGCGATGCGTAAACCCATGGACTACTACGCCCACTCGACCAAGACCGGCACAATCTTGGAGCGTCTGGCATCACTCAACCCGGCGACACTCGCCTGTCAGCACGGAAGTGCCTACAGAGGAGATGGAGCCGCCTTGTTGCGAGAACTGGCTGCGATTCTCGAAGCAGAACTGCGGGCCGAGTTGGAATAA
- a CDS encoding methyltransferase family protein — translation MPSETPFRIALIVVILFTMAVTLYHRLQAAKSGEKISRREEGVLFAVVLRLAGLLLWVATFGYLLFPTYFQWAAMPVPMWLRWIGVVSGALCSLLMWWTLSSLGKNLTDTVVTRAEATLITHGPYRWVRHPFYLTAALLMASVTLLTANWLIGISSVAVLALLAVRTPKEEQMLIEKFGDEYRQYIARTGRFLPRIGG, via the coding sequence ATGCCATCCGAAACTCCCTTCCGTATCGCCTTGATTGTCGTGATTCTTTTCACGATGGCGGTCACGCTCTACCACCGACTGCAAGCAGCCAAGTCGGGCGAGAAGATTTCCCGCCGAGAGGAAGGTGTTCTTTTTGCCGTCGTGCTACGGCTCGCCGGGTTGCTCCTTTGGGTCGCCACTTTCGGCTACCTGCTCTTTCCGACGTATTTTCAGTGGGCCGCAATGCCGGTGCCGATGTGGCTTCGGTGGATCGGCGTTGTCAGCGGCGCACTCTGCTCACTGCTGATGTGGTGGACTCTTTCCAGCTTGGGAAAGAACCTGACCGATACCGTGGTAACGAGAGCCGAGGCCACGTTGATAACGCACGGCCCCTATCGTTGGGTGAGGCATCCATTCTATCTGACGGCGGCGCTGCTGATGGCCTCGGTGACTTTGCTGACCGCCAACTGGCTGATCGGCATTAGCAGCGTGGCGGTCCTGGCTTTGCTTGCAGTTCGGACGCCGAAGGAAGAGCAGATGTTGATCGAGAAGTTCGGTGACGAGTATCGGCAGTATATTGCGAGGACGGGGAGGTTCTTGCCACGGATAGGTGGCTGA
- a CDS encoding DUF3616 domain-containing protein — translation MKILSFVAMCLIAQQLSGAEIQLLSKIKFKGKVLAADNISAVAVLGDGEFLVIGSDEGTHIQVLRRTNDNEYTVHHNIRLAQGDTGKEIDVEGIASSGDRLYIVGSHSRKRLKIKPSDNTQQENHELLEGNVREELRENLFELRLNAAGEPTSDVETKSLRPRIASDPVLRQFLKIPSKENGVDIEGIAAAHGDELYVGFRGPVLREGYVPILVFDFDKPQKAKTVYVKLGGRGIRDLVRVSDGFLIIGGPVGGEPVTFEIYHWDGEDCMAGSDNLSPKDPKSLGVIPLPNDQSKAEGIAVVSETDTHYDVLIVFDGPTNGQPTQFRVEKQLR, via the coding sequence TTGAAAATCCTATCTTTCGTCGCAATGTGCTTGATTGCTCAACAACTATCCGGAGCCGAGATTCAGCTTCTCTCGAAAATCAAGTTCAAGGGCAAAGTTCTTGCTGCTGACAACATCAGCGCCGTTGCTGTGCTTGGTGATGGCGAATTTTTGGTGATCGGCAGTGACGAAGGAACTCACATTCAAGTGTTGCGCCGCACGAACGACAACGAGTATACCGTGCACCACAATATCCGACTTGCGCAGGGAGATACCGGCAAAGAAATCGACGTGGAGGGCATTGCCAGTAGCGGCGACCGCCTTTATATCGTTGGATCGCATTCCCGCAAAAGATTGAAGATCAAGCCAAGCGACAATACGCAACAAGAGAATCATGAGCTGCTGGAAGGAAACGTGCGGGAGGAACTGCGGGAGAATCTATTTGAGCTTCGACTAAATGCCGCAGGCGAACCTACATCGGACGTTGAAACAAAAAGCCTGCGTCCAAGAATCGCCAGCGATCCGGTGCTACGCCAGTTTCTCAAGATTCCCAGCAAGGAAAACGGCGTGGACATTGAGGGTATCGCCGCAGCGCACGGCGACGAACTCTACGTGGGATTCCGTGGACCCGTGTTGCGGGAAGGGTATGTTCCGATTCTCGTATTCGATTTTGACAAGCCTCAAAAAGCCAAGACGGTATATGTCAAGCTGGGAGGTCGAGGCATCCGTGATCTGGTTCGGGTCAGCGACGGCTTTTTAATTATCGGCGGGCCGGTTGGCGGTGAGCCCGTGACCTTTGAAATTTACCATTGGGATGGCGAAGACTGCATGGCCGGGTCGGATAACTTATCGCCGAAAGACCCGAAGTCGCTCGGCGTAATCCCGCTGCCAAACGACCAGTCCAAAGCGGAAGGAATTGCGGTCGTTTCGGAGACTGATACCCATTACGACGTTTTGATTGTGTTTGACGGGCCAACCAATGGTCAGCCGACTCAATTTCGAGTTGAGAAGCAACTCCGATGA
- a CDS encoding DNA/RNA non-specific endonuclease, which yields MVGEKFALGHDLSGFEFSVGGHHFERQNMRRSYLIWLLVISFPCFFVARPGYAQPSADAVAGDSDGQISDEAEYRSAVRRSIFSKGRRQAGLTTDEQSYVKENCVFGSPKAETSAGLGQIDIVAREGYVVGHSSFDKIPLWVAEHSTAAEVGGSIPRNNRFAPDPKLASHPRAELSDYKHSGFDRGHMAPAGNQTVTQALKDETFFLSNMVPQIGPTFNQGIWAELETTVREWTKSRSETWIITGGMFYDPLEEDENTADGIIPYDAIGQNEVAVPTHTYKIVLAKNSNNEWESIAFVFANKRYAKPYRLHLYITSIRWLEQRTGLNFFPNIVSETGDAALEDRLELTRSQMWSN from the coding sequence TTGGTTGGCGAGAAATTTGCTTTAGGGCATGATTTGAGCGGATTCGAATTTTCAGTCGGTGGTCATCACTTCGAAAGGCAAAATATGCGAAGATCCTATCTGATTTGGCTGTTGGTGATCAGTTTTCCCTGTTTCTTTGTCGCACGCCCCGGTTACGCCCAGCCCAGCGCTGACGCCGTCGCAGGCGATAGCGACGGGCAAATTTCCGATGAAGCAGAATATCGTTCGGCTGTCCGACGGTCCATCTTCAGTAAGGGAAGACGACAAGCAGGGTTGACGACTGACGAGCAGTCGTATGTTAAAGAAAACTGCGTATTTGGATCGCCGAAAGCGGAAACGAGCGCTGGTCTCGGCCAAATTGACATTGTCGCAAGAGAAGGTTACGTCGTCGGTCACAGCAGCTTTGACAAGATTCCGCTGTGGGTCGCCGAACATTCGACGGCTGCCGAAGTCGGCGGAAGCATTCCTCGTAACAACCGCTTTGCCCCAGACCCTAAACTGGCAAGTCACCCACGGGCGGAGTTGTCCGATTACAAACATTCTGGATTTGACAGAGGGCACATGGCGCCTGCTGGCAATCAAACCGTCACTCAAGCGTTAAAAGACGAAACGTTCTTTCTATCGAATATGGTCCCGCAGATTGGCCCAACCTTCAACCAAGGGATCTGGGCGGAGCTAGAGACGACTGTTCGAGAATGGACAAAGTCACGAAGTGAAACTTGGATCATCACAGGCGGTATGTTTTACGATCCGCTTGAAGAAGACGAGAACACTGCGGACGGCATTATTCCCTACGACGCTATCGGTCAAAACGAGGTGGCCGTGCCGACGCACACTTACAAGATTGTCCTGGCGAAGAACTCGAACAACGAATGGGAGTCTATTGCGTTCGTTTTTGCGAACAAGCGATACGCTAAGCCATATCGACTTCATTTGTACATCACCAGCATCCGCTGGCTTGAACAAAGGACTGGTCTCAACTTCTTCCCGAATATTGTTTCTGAGACGGGTGACGCCGCCCTTGAGGATCGTTTGGAGTTGACCCGATCACAAATGTGGAGCAACTAG
- a CDS encoding patatin-like phospholipase family protein gives MPDSNGKRIALCLSGGGFRATLFHLGSLRRLNEFGLLGNVDVVCSVSGGSITNGVLATSWARLAESAQDGVFAEFDQLISKPIRDFCREDLRTQVLLWDRLNPINWRQLLRSDYSVTNRLVNAYADTLPFDSLLADLPASPEFVILATNMANGSDWQFRRSSMGDWFVGHAPPGQTSVAEAVAASSAYPVAFPPLQLAIEPATEFIGGHGIPDERQTPSEITLTDGGVYDNLGIEPVREKYEYLIVSDAGAPLNDDESPGLDIKSRVTRSLGIIWNQVGAQRKRWLIERFKAGDPHGAFWSLSSKVENYHLAGAPSYPEEVTSLLNGVRTDLDSFSDGEMACLENQGYALANVAIQKWTPELLSLPVKAFEWPHPEFEDASKAKEALKHSHERGILNDIWKSFRSNG, from the coding sequence ATGCCCGATTCAAACGGAAAACGGATTGCTCTTTGTCTATCCGGTGGCGGTTTTCGTGCAACCCTTTTTCATTTGGGTTCACTGCGGAGGCTGAATGAATTCGGCCTGCTTGGAAACGTCGACGTGGTCTGTAGCGTTTCCGGAGGAAGCATCACCAACGGCGTACTCGCTACAAGTTGGGCTCGTTTGGCGGAGTCCGCCCAAGACGGGGTATTTGCTGAATTTGATCAACTAATTTCCAAGCCGATCCGTGATTTTTGCCGTGAAGACCTTCGCACTCAAGTGCTGCTCTGGGATCGCTTAAATCCCATCAACTGGCGGCAACTGCTAAGAAGCGACTATTCCGTCACGAACCGACTGGTCAACGCTTATGCGGACACGCTTCCATTTGATTCGCTTCTGGCCGACCTGCCGGCGTCGCCCGAATTTGTCATTTTAGCGACCAACATGGCGAACGGAAGCGACTGGCAATTTCGACGGAGCAGCATGGGCGATTGGTTTGTCGGACATGCACCGCCCGGTCAAACGAGCGTCGCCGAGGCCGTTGCGGCGTCTTCGGCTTATCCCGTCGCATTTCCGCCATTGCAGCTAGCCATTGAGCCAGCCACGGAATTTATCGGCGGGCACGGCATACCCGATGAACGGCAGACTCCGAGTGAAATCACGCTGACTGACGGCGGGGTTTACGATAATTTAGGAATTGAACCGGTTCGAGAGAAGTACGAGTACTTGATCGTGTCTGATGCGGGAGCGCCGCTTAATGACGACGAATCGCCGGGGCTGGACATCAAATCCCGGGTCACCCGGAGTCTTGGCATTATCTGGAACCAAGTCGGTGCTCAACGCAAGCGATGGCTCATCGAACGCTTCAAGGCCGGTGACCCCCATGGTGCATTTTGGTCCCTATCGTCAAAGGTCGAAAATTACCATCTCGCTGGCGCCCCCTCCTATCCCGAGGAAGTAACTTCCCTTCTCAACGGCGTACGAACCGACTTGGATTCCTTCTCTGACGGGGAGATGGCGTGCCTCGAAAACCAAGGCTACGCATTAGCGAATGTCGCCATTCAAAAATGGACGCCGGAATTGCTGTCGCTTCCCGTCAAGGCGTTCGAATGGCCCCATCCCGAGTTCGAGGACGCCTCCAAGGCGAAAGAGGCGCTGAAGCATTCGCATGAGCGTGGGATTTTGAACGATATTTGGAAATCTTTTCGAAGCAATGGGTAA
- a CDS encoding HEAT repeat domain-containing protein, with translation MTFPETTIRAAVLHPEEEVRLTALRYFTYAFTTDRSLMPLVIEAIEKYGRESAFSLLRDGEKLCQTDETLDWLFGELRNDFNFETIDDDNYCCAVALVISYADTDLLAKRWNELENLPAFPVELRGPVAERLEMGSWGVERGWEAMEALGRAMMKKGGFSQNDDRRADRIIECLAQYPDERGDFTMALLRREYPGKGNEVMDWLYQHIVRLAGEMRLKEAIPVLAQLLGGDDELASDEALMALCKIGGDEVVDAVTARWGNADDDLRFAIAEILEHIHTDRSVERCRQWLEIDEEFDVQIALGNALMSHFCLDAIESVRLLVNDEEEDMYPDQFDLRYRLIAVSTIMGVTFPEYDEWHDEAIASNWGRGDRQRSRLRDAFRMDPVAGDSGNGKPK, from the coding sequence ATGACATTCCCTGAAACGACGATTCGTGCCGCCGTCCTTCATCCTGAAGAGGAAGTTCGCCTCACAGCGTTAAGATACTTTACCTACGCTTTCACTACCGACAGATCTCTGATGCCGCTTGTGATCGAAGCGATTGAGAAATACGGACGAGAATCCGCCTTCAGCCTGCTGCGGGACGGCGAGAAACTTTGCCAGACCGATGAAACGCTCGATTGGCTGTTCGGTGAACTGCGGAACGATTTCAATTTCGAAACAATCGACGACGACAATTACTGTTGCGCCGTCGCCTTGGTGATCTCCTACGCCGACACTGACCTGCTGGCAAAACGATGGAATGAGCTGGAAAACCTTCCCGCCTTTCCCGTCGAATTGCGTGGCCCCGTTGCAGAACGACTTGAGATGGGGTCGTGGGGTGTGGAGCGTGGCTGGGAAGCAATGGAAGCGTTGGGGCGAGCAATGATGAAGAAGGGAGGATTTTCGCAGAACGATGATCGTCGTGCTGACCGCATCATTGAGTGCCTTGCCCAGTACCCCGACGAACGTGGCGATTTCACGATGGCGCTGCTGAGGCGAGAATACCCTGGCAAAGGGAATGAGGTCATGGATTGGCTTTACCAGCACATTGTGCGACTTGCTGGCGAAATGCGATTGAAGGAGGCGATTCCAGTGCTCGCCCAATTGCTGGGAGGCGACGATGAGTTGGCATCCGATGAGGCGTTGATGGCGTTGTGCAAAATCGGCGGAGATGAAGTCGTGGATGCCGTGACTGCGAGATGGGGAAACGCAGACGACGACCTGCGTTTCGCAATCGCCGAAATTCTGGAACATATTCACACGGATCGGTCGGTCGAACGATGCCGTCAATGGCTGGAAATCGACGAGGAGTTCGACGTTCAGATAGCGTTGGGGAACGCTTTGATGTCGCACTTCTGCCTGGACGCAATCGAGTCCGTTCGACTGCTGGTCAACGACGAAGAAGAAGACATGTATCCGGATCAATTCGATCTCCGCTACCGCCTGATAGCAGTCAGCACGATCATGGGCGTGACCTTTCCGGAATACGACGAGTGGCATGACGAAGCCATCGCCAGCAACTGGGGACGGGGCGACCGCCAGCGGTCTCGGCTGCGAGATGCGTTTCGAATGGATCCTGTGGCCGGTGATTCGGGGAACGGGAAGCCGAAGTGA
- a CDS encoding primase alpha helix C-terminal domain-containing protein: MTTDAPTQPVAKFATQQSAASAWMANASDLASWVSTYFVNRSDVFGRYYYASLETVSPGDQIPVKQRTVHGELTQEVIQRHFRAWDASNLIGVHCVSPEDACRWFEIDIDQHTFGNNEIAWRNLYAARRWYVRLHDLGFEPLLWHSNGKGGFRLNVRFAEPLVCREARNFGLWAVQDWKDFGLPSIPEVFPKQASIHETEMGVGNFVRLPGRHPKRRWYPEVFDGSCWLRGEEAVRYILSLSAQPTSFVPHEATNYAPAKRRKPNRVGTGFYTPNVFCGEGVVARAAAILSDWRLPDIGDRNATLFRAGCVIGERLPISSEDHLTALSDFNVRFEEPLSNAEVSSVARSSFDRTEASRGRIVYSPAVVEEILPPDDGLIVGLEEYRRILATKYDALLGRPGLYLDMTPVGIGKTHQGARLAGSCESSLHVIPTHQTKDDLVGKLVTVGSIAVERVAAFPERTSENCRKMEQAAQHYKFGIVVPSALCSTCEFQTDCPHVSERQRAEAAPHTVGTMARMEGGSLARVGANRGLIRIDEDSLNLLRPTVKTSISAVRRFTLAVEAAIDFERRITDADVSACVPFLVKMKASCEEIAAAAERADADEAIPVEDGLPIPKMLEFVLKKGFDLSGLESKTGDLAAAKKVLVGLVSGELRRCVIQVWTDDSKGREEAVVGVWQTELPVDKNGSLNTTVLLSDATADSTLLRRVLGKELIDITPAVTVRRQRRVVQVPLDVKRSTTSGSFLKILRGLLLAFPDKRRVGVISHRPHVQAIADLGATLRARIVKFSYFGSGEDRASNEWLEEGLDLLLVVGTPRISPADIRTRMIQFGVEAHAPARSEWKKRYWRGRTETGEFVDVVTRCYDDPTWQQTYEYDVQATLNQALGRARSILSEGMDAVVVTCEPLQLPLYDESLIEASDVVEEALDLFAKPSFSQDALNWQVLAEQLHLKQRTAKALLNELLCLGIVVKEKKGKYRLHKNWSSISILTYASENATSAPQPQSLI, from the coding sequence ATGACCACGGATGCACCAACGCAACCGGTTGCAAAATTTGCAACTCAGCAATCGGCGGCTTCGGCTTGGATGGCGAACGCTAGCGATCTCGCCTCATGGGTCTCCACCTACTTCGTAAACCGTTCTGACGTCTTTGGACGGTACTATTACGCAAGCCTGGAAACGGTTTCTCCCGGTGATCAAATACCCGTTAAGCAACGAACGGTTCACGGGGAACTGACGCAAGAGGTCATCCAGCGGCATTTTCGGGCCTGGGACGCCAGCAACTTGATCGGCGTTCACTGCGTCTCGCCCGAAGATGCGTGTCGGTGGTTCGAGATCGATATCGACCAGCACACGTTCGGCAATAACGAGATTGCCTGGCGAAATCTCTACGCCGCACGCCGCTGGTACGTCCGCCTACACGACCTCGGCTTCGAGCCACTTCTCTGGCACTCGAATGGGAAAGGCGGTTTCCGCCTGAACGTTCGTTTTGCTGAGCCGCTCGTCTGTCGGGAAGCCCGAAACTTCGGATTGTGGGCCGTTCAAGATTGGAAAGATTTTGGATTACCGTCCATCCCAGAGGTCTTTCCAAAACAGGCCAGCATCCATGAAACGGAAATGGGTGTAGGAAACTTTGTTCGCCTTCCAGGTCGGCACCCCAAGCGGCGATGGTATCCCGAAGTTTTCGACGGCTCTTGCTGGCTTCGTGGCGAGGAAGCCGTTCGCTACATCCTTAGTCTGTCGGCCCAGCCGACCTCGTTTGTGCCCCACGAAGCAACAAACTACGCCCCAGCGAAGCGAAGAAAGCCGAACCGTGTCGGCACGGGATTCTATACTCCAAACGTATTTTGTGGGGAAGGTGTTGTCGCACGAGCGGCGGCGATCCTGAGTGACTGGAGGCTACCTGATATTGGGGACCGCAACGCTACGTTGTTCCGTGCGGGGTGTGTGATCGGCGAACGGCTTCCGATCAGTAGCGAGGATCATCTTACGGCTCTATCTGACTTCAATGTTCGTTTTGAAGAGCCGCTTTCCAACGCTGAGGTATCTTCCGTCGCAAGAAGCTCGTTTGACCGTACCGAGGCCAGCAGGGGGCGGATCGTTTATTCGCCAGCCGTGGTGGAAGAAATCCTACCGCCCGACGACGGCCTGATCGTCGGTCTCGAAGAGTACCGGAGGATCTTAGCCACGAAGTACGACGCTCTCCTCGGTCGGCCCGGACTCTACCTGGACATGACACCCGTGGGGATCGGAAAAACGCACCAGGGGGCGAGGCTTGCTGGATCTTGCGAATCATCCCTTCATGTGATCCCGACCCATCAAACGAAAGACGACCTCGTGGGAAAGCTCGTTACGGTCGGCAGCATCGCCGTGGAAAGGGTGGCGGCCTTTCCCGAACGCACCAGCGAAAACTGCCGAAAGATGGAGCAGGCCGCACAGCATTACAAATTTGGAATTGTCGTGCCGTCCGCCCTTTGCTCGACCTGCGAATTCCAGACCGATTGTCCCCACGTATCCGAACGGCAGAGAGCCGAAGCCGCTCCACACACAGTAGGCACGATGGCTCGAATGGAAGGCGGCAGCTTGGCTCGTGTCGGGGCGAACCGTGGCCTGATCCGCATCGACGAAGATTCTCTTAATCTACTTCGGCCCACGGTGAAGACGTCGATTTCTGCGGTTCGTCGATTCACTCTAGCAGTCGAGGCGGCAATAGATTTCGAACGTCGAATCACCGACGCCGACGTGTCGGCCTGCGTGCCGTTCTTGGTAAAGATGAAGGCGTCATGCGAAGAAATCGCCGCCGCCGCCGAAAGGGCGGACGCCGACGAAGCAATCCCGGTCGAAGATGGTCTTCCGATTCCCAAGATGCTGGAATTTGTCCTCAAAAAGGGATTCGACCTTTCGGGCCTGGAGTCCAAAACGGGCGATCTAGCGGCGGCAAAGAAGGTGCTGGTAGGTCTCGTTTCCGGCGAACTTCGACGTTGCGTGATCCAGGTCTGGACGGACGACAGCAAGGGTCGGGAAGAAGCGGTCGTCGGGGTCTGGCAGACGGAACTTCCGGTAGACAAAAACGGTTCCCTGAACACCACTGTCCTGCTGTCTGACGCCACCGCCGATTCCACTTTGCTAAGAAGAGTTCTCGGTAAAGAACTAATCGACATTACCCCCGCAGTCACCGTCCGCCGCCAGCGGCGGGTAGTGCAAGTGCCGTTGGATGTGAAACGTTCGACGACGAGTGGCAGTTTTTTGAAGATATTGAGGGGGTTGTTGCTGGCCTTCCCAGATAAACGGCGGGTGGGTGTCATCAGTCATCGTCCTCATGTGCAGGCCATTGCAGATTTGGGAGCAACGCTGCGGGCGAGGATAGTCAAGTTTTCGTACTTCGGCTCCGGCGAGGATCGAGCTTCAAACGAGTGGCTCGAAGAAGGGCTGGACCTGCTGCTTGTCGTCGGAACACCCCGCATCTCGCCCGCCGATATTCGCACTAGAATGATCCAGTTTGGCGTTGAGGCACATGCTCCGGCCAGGTCCGAATGGAAGAAACGGTACTGGCGTGGTCGCACAGAGACCGGTGAATTCGTGGACGTGGTGACCCGTTGCTACGACGATCCGACCTGGCAGCAAACGTACGAGTACGATGTGCAGGCAACACTCAACCAGGCACTTGGTCGAGCGAGAAGTATCCTGTCCGAGGGAATGGATGCCGTTGTCGTGACTTGCGAACCGCTGCAACTGCCTCTCTACGATGAATCGCTAATTGAAGCCAGCGACGTTGTTGAGGAAGCACTTGACCTGTTTGCTAAACCGAGCTTCAGCCAGGATGCTCTCAATTGGCAGGTGCTAGCCGAGCAGTTGCACCTGAAGCAACGCACGGCAAAGGCCCTGCTTAACGAGCTACTTTGTCTTGGGATTGTCGTAAAGGAGAAGAAGGGAAAGTATCGACTCCACAAGAATTGGTCCTCAATCTCCATTCTTACATACGCTTCTGAAAACGCCACGTCCGCTCCGCAACCCCAATCTCTAATCTGA
- a CDS encoding helix-turn-helix domain-containing protein: MNRVRLKPGDRTLSRRILKRCRDAGIDVPKDTSWGRFGRILEAYLVPRDIHDEEVARLEEERRVVREAAERRATERKAAIRRRQIEKLTQKFPQLALRTVKKLVDSDKVVYSADSVGYQHGVGTKTYWSQLGFKVTGKPTGILVEGKQLFDTFGKKQLVPKKSRLTVKSLKTKWTEKYGSETLVLAQAVRFGNRLQKANRIADFYDLKDRWIEENQCNLVEGRVTRVETKYCWGCDGTGRYGFYGRDCERCDGSGVYSQRTLYEHTFEIEGQRFVFHSYVRPTIVTDESAADLTAYGRPFQPDELPCPPQTVIVALIREMLNQADDENELPRCCFVAASPKRPTSTFVGVVA; encoded by the coding sequence ATGAACAGAGTTCGACTGAAACCCGGCGACCGCACGCTATCTCGGCGAATCCTCAAGCGATGCCGTGACGCTGGAATTGACGTTCCGAAAGACACCAGTTGGGGTCGCTTCGGACGAATACTCGAAGCGTATCTCGTTCCAAGGGACATCCATGACGAGGAAGTGGCTCGACTTGAGGAAGAACGCCGTGTTGTACGAGAGGCTGCCGAACGAAGAGCGACTGAACGCAAGGCCGCAATTCGCCGGCGTCAGATTGAAAAACTTACCCAGAAGTTTCCGCAACTCGCTTTGAGGACCGTTAAGAAGCTGGTCGATTCGGACAAAGTTGTCTACTCAGCAGACTCGGTTGGCTACCAGCACGGTGTCGGCACAAAGACCTATTGGTCGCAACTTGGCTTCAAGGTGACCGGAAAGCCGACCGGCATCCTTGTGGAAGGGAAGCAACTCTTCGACACCTTTGGAAAAAAACAGCTTGTCCCAAAGAAAAGTCGGCTGACCGTCAAAAGTCTCAAAACGAAATGGACGGAAAAATACGGATCGGAGACGCTGGTACTCGCTCAGGCGGTTCGCTTCGGCAATCGCCTTCAAAAGGCAAATCGAATTGCCGACTTCTACGACTTGAAGGACCGCTGGATCGAGGAAAACCAGTGCAACTTGGTCGAAGGTCGTGTCACGAGGGTCGAGACGAAGTACTGCTGGGGGTGCGATGGCACGGGTCGATACGGCTTTTATGGCCGAGATTGCGAGCGATGTGACGGCTCCGGCGTTTACTCGCAAAGAACGCTCTACGAGCACACCTTTGAGATTGAAGGCCAGCGGTTCGTCTTCCACTCGTATGTCCGTCCAACAATCGTAACCGATGAAAGTGCCGCCGATCTGACCGCCTATGGACGCCCGTTCCAGCCTGACGAACTTCCATGCCCGCCGCAAACGGTAATCGTGGCGTTGATCCGTGAAATGTTGAATCAGGCCGATGACGAGAACGAATTACCTCGATGCTGTTTTGTGGCGGCTTCCCCGAAACGGCCAACATCCACATTCGTCGGGGTAGTCGCCTAA
- a CDS encoding AAA family ATPase — protein MIALDNNSDDRLLESFEQKLQLIRDRAQSVALRYHTAAYLVGRPGTSKTFTVKEVLNRLDIPFVVRNARMTPMGLFDFLQEHPEHVIVLEPLDVKNARTRSVWKSV, from the coding sequence ATGATTGCACTAGATAACAACTCTGACGACAGGTTGCTCGAAAGCTTCGAGCAAAAGCTTCAACTGATTCGAGACCGGGCACAAAGCGTGGCCCTTCGTTACCACACGGCTGCCTATCTCGTCGGTCGTCCAGGCACGTCGAAAACCTTCACGGTTAAGGAAGTGCTTAACCGACTCGACATACCCTTCGTTGTCCGAAACGCACGGATGACGCCGATGGGTCTGTTCGACTTTCTGCAAGAGCACCCCGAACACGTGATCGTGCTGGAACCGCTCGACGTTAAAAACGCTCGAACTCGAAGCGTTTGGAAGAGCGTTTGA